From Paenibacillus antri:
ACAACTGCTTGATATACGTGTTCACGATGCCGAAATCCGGATTGAGCAGCCACATGAAGACGATGGCGACGGCGACGGTGCCCGTGACGGTAGGCATGAAATAGACGACGCGGTAGAACGTCTTCCCGGCCACGCGATTCAGCGCCAGCGCGACGAGCAGGCCGATCACGATTTGGCTCGGTACGGTAAGAACGCTGTACCATAACGTGTTTTTCAGCGCGATCCCTAGGTCCGTATCGGTCAGCATATACGCGAAGTTATCGAGTCCGATGAATTGGCGGGCGCCGAACCCGTCCCACTTCATCGTGCTAAGGACGAATACGAACACGAGGGGCAGCAGCGAAAAGAGAAGCATGCCGGCGAATTGCGGTAGAATGAAGACGAACCCCCAGATCGCGTCCGAACGGCGTTTACTCATGAGTTCCTCCTCCTCCTCTCTCGACTCAACTTCAACCCTGATGGGAAGGAAAAGAAGGCGGGGCGCAGGCCGCGCGCCGCCTTCTTAGCCGGCGACCGATTACTTGCTCGACCGGTATTCCGCGATTTTCTTCGCCGCCGCGGACGCGACATTGTCTAAGCCCGCGTCGAACCCGACGTCGGTGAGCCACAGCTCCTCGAACTTGGTTTGTACCTCGCTCGCGAGGCCCGGCACCGCCGCTTCTTCGTTCCAAAGCGCATAGCCGACTTCCCGCGCGTCCAGGAAGTACTGCGCGTGCGCCGGGTCGTTGCCCTCGAGCACGAGATCGTCGACGCCGACGATGGACGGAACCGCGTTGCCGCCGCCTTGCAAGCGGAACGTCTGGCCTTCCTTGTTCACGAACTCGGACATGAACACCCAGGCCGCGTCGCGGTCCTTCGTATTCGCGTTCATAACCATGTAGGCGGTCGGGATGCCCGCCGGCTCGATTTTATTGCCCGTATTGGTCGGATACGGGACGACGTCGTATTGCAGCGCATCGTTCTTGCTGAACACGGGAAGCATCCAGCGGCCTGCGCCTAAGAACCCGAGCTGATTCGACATGAACATGGCGTCGCCGCCTTGTCCCTTCGGCAGGGAGCCCGCGAACGTGAACCCGCCGGACTTGATGTTGTCATACAAGAAGCGCATCGCTTCTTTGCCCTTCGCATCGGTGTTGAGGATAAAGTTGCCTTCCTTGTCGTAGACGCTGCCGCCGTTCGAGGTGACCCAGCTATAGTACGGCGCCCACCAGGAGTCGATGACGAAGCCGTATTTGCCGGCGCCTTTAATTTTGTCGGTCATCGCTTGGAACGCGTCCCAATTCCATTGGCCTTGCTCGTACAGCGTCGCAGGGTCCTCGGAGATCCCCGCGTCGAGCAGCACCTGCTTGTTGTACCAGAGCAGCATCGGGTTGCAGTCGACCGTCAGCCCCCAGATTTCGCTGCCGAGCTTCGCCGCGCCGTACAGCCCGTCGACGAGCTCGTTCGGACCGAGGGCGCTGCCTTCCTTTTCCATATATGAATTGAGTTGAACGACCGACTTGTTGGCGATTAATTGCGAGACGAGACCGTCCCCGGAGTAAAAGACGTCCGGCGCCGTATTGCCGCTCAACTGCGTTAATATCTTCTGATCGTAGCCGTCGTTCGGGATCGGGATGAGCTCCGCCTGGATGTTCTTATGACGCTTGTTGAACTCCGCCGTAAATTCCTGGAAGCGCGTCAACTCTCCCGGGTTGCCCCAAGTCGACCAGGTGATTTTCACGACCTCGCCTCCGGCTCCGCCTCCGGCCGTAGAGCTGCTGGAGCACGCTTGAAGCAGGAGAGAGGCGCCGAGCACGCTTGCGGCCAACAGTTTCATTTTCCCTTTCATATGAAGCCCCCGTTTCCTAAGAATTTTGAAAAGGCTTGCAAAACTCATATTAGCAAGCGCTCGGAAGCGGCGCATCGGGAAATGTTTTCGAAAAGGTGTGTTTTGTTACGGTCTTCGATGAAAGAAATGAAAGCGCTTTAATTTTATTTCGTTAATCAATTTCACCGTCCCGAGTATTCGGAAGGGGGTTTGCCGGTGTACTTACGGAACTGCTTGCTGAAGTGTTTGACGTCGTTGAAGCCGCACCGCTCCGCGATTTCGTACACCCGCAATCGTCCCTCGCGCAGCAGCTCCTTGGCCTTGGCCATCCGGGTCATCGTGACGTAATCGATGAACGTCAGACCGGTGTGCCTCCGGAACTGGTCGCTGAAGTAATTGCGGCTGAGCGAGACGTGATTCGCGACGTCCGCCAAGCAAAGATCCTCGGAATAGCGTTCATGGATGTACAGAATAGCCTTCTGCACCCACCCCGTCCGGTCGCGCTCTCCGCCGTCGATGCGGCCCCGCAACGCGTCGAATCGTTCGAACACGCGCATCTTGAGCGTCGAGAGATCGGGGCAATCGTCCAGCCACGCATCGATCTCTCCTAGCGGCGCGGGTTCGCCTTGAAATAGACGGACCAGCTGTTTCGCCTCGTCGACGACGTCCGCGCGGCGCCAGTGGGAACCCCAATCGCCTGCGACCTTCACAAGCTGTTCGTGGGCTTTCTCCATAAATCCGTCCGACAAGAACTTCTTAAGACAATGCATGGTTTCGAAAAATCGCTGCCCGTCGCGGCCGCCGACGCTGCGCTTGGACGAATACGACACGATCTGGTTCGGGCCGACGAAGAAGCGCCGTTCCGCCGCCTCCAGCGCTTGCGCGTACGCGGCTAAGAACGAAGCTTCGGGCGCCGTCGAGGACTGAAGGAGCGATAATCCGATCGAGAGCGGGACGTCCCGTTCGGACAAGGCGCGCTGGATGTCCGCGAACGGCAGCTCGATCGGTCGTCCGCCGGACGATTCGGGGATATAGCAGACGAGCTGGTCCTTCCCGTGTCTCGCGGCATGCCCTTCCGGGAAGCAAGCGTAGAACCGATTGCGCGCCGACTCGAGGGCGTTGTCCGCTTCGCCGTTGCAGTCGGCGGGTTCGAAGAGCAGCACTGCGACCGAATAGGCCGGGGCATCCGCCGCGAAAGGCTGCGATTCCCACGGCGTAATTCGTTCGAGCGCCTTCGTCAGCGCCTGCTCCTTCCCCGCGCGCGTCTCGGCGACGAGCTGCTCGCGAAGCGAGACGAGCGTTCGTTCGAGAAGCGGAGACTCCAACCGGACCTTCAGCAAGTATTCGGAGACGCCGATGCGCATCGCTTGGCGGGCGTAATCGAATTCGTTGTGGCAGCTTAAGAGGACGATCTTCGTTCGAGGGAATCGTTCCTTCGAGATGCGGGCGAATTCGAGGCCGTCCATGACCGGCATGGCGATATCCGTAATGACGATATGCGCATCGATTTCCTCCATGAGCTGCAGCGCCTTCCGGCCGTCGGACGCTTCCCCTACGACGCGGAAGCCGTTCCGGTCCCAATCGTACATGCTGAGCAGTCCGGCTCTCGCCATCGGCTCGTCGTCGACGATCAATACGTTAAACGACATAACGTTCCTCCTTCGGTACGCTCTTGTGAAGACGAATCGTAACGGTCGTGCCTTCCCCGGGGACGCTTCGAATGTCCAGGCCGCAGTCGGACCCGTAGAACAGTCGGATGGCTTGATGAGCATGAAACAAGCCGATCTTCGTCATGCCCCTCGCGGACGTGGACTGCTCCGACAGCAGCCCGCCGAGACGTTCCGGTTCGATGCCGACCCCGTCGTCCGCGATGCGAATGACGACGTACGCGCCGTCCTCGGCGACGTCCAGCTCGATCGCGCCCGGGCCGTCTTTGGGAGCGATGCCGTGGAAGACGGCGTTTTCCACGATCGGCTGAAGCAGCATTCTAGGGATCATTATCGACTGCAGGTACCCGGGACAACGGATTCGCAGTTCCAGGCGGCGGTCGAAGTACCGATATTGTTGAATGACCATATACTTTTCCAATAAATCCAACTCCTCGCCGAGCGGCACGAAGGTGCCGTTGCGCTCGATGCTAGCCTCGAGCAGCGGGATGAGGTTGGCGATCGATCGGTTGACGTCTTCCATTCGGTTGAAGCGGGCGAGATGGCGTACCGTATTTAGCGTGTTGTAGAGGAAGTGAGGGTTAATCTGGTAGCGCATGGCCCGAATTTCGGCCTTCTTCTTCTCGGCCTGCTCGGTCTTCATCTCCTTCATGAGCAGGGCGATCTGTTCGAGCATGCGGTCGAAGCTGCGTCCGAGCTTGCCGATCTCGTCGCGCGACGTGAAGCCGCTGCGGACGCGCAGGTCGCCCGAAGCGCCTCGCTGCATGAGACGGCTGAGCTGAATGAGCGGCCGACCGACGCGGAACGTGACGAGCGCGCCCATCGATAGCGCGAAGAGGACGGAGCAGACCAGAATCATAAGCGTCAGGCTGCGGATCTGGTTGGAGCCTTCGTTCAGCTCCTCGATCGGGACGACGCCGGTCACGTACCAGCCGTTCATGAGTCGGTCGGGAAGGAGCAGCGTCTCTTGGCCGTTATGTTGAACGTAGTAGTCGTTGGAGGAGAGGGTGAAGGCCGAAGGCTCGCCGTATGCCCCACGGGGCTCGTATACGTATCGGTTCTGTTGGTCGACGATGAACGTATACCCCGTCTCGCCGAAGGTGACGTTGTTCAACTGCTGCGTCAGGTGCGTCGCGCGCACTTCGATGAAGAGGACGCCGATGACGTCGCCGGTTTCCTGGCTTTTGATCGCGCGGCCCATGCCGAAGACCGGAATGCCGATGTCCGCGCGGCGCAAGAAGGACTCGCGCTGAATGCCGAACCAGACGGGCAGTCCGTCGGCTTCGACGATTCGGTCGTACCAGGGGGTGTCCCACAGCCCGTTCAATACGACGCTGGAGCCAAGAATATTGTTCTTACGCTGGTGATCGAGGATGAAAATGTCCATGATCTCGGTAGAATTCATATGGATCAAATATAACAAGTCTATGGCGTCGCTGTTCACTTGCATATAGTCGTAAGGCGGGGCCGATCCCGGGTCGATCGTCATCGCTTTCTGAATGACGGGGTTGCCGAGCACGAAGAGGGAGGTATCTTCGAGGTCCTTCAGCATCAGGTTCAGCTTATTGCTGACTTGCGTGATCGTCAGCGAGGCGACGTTCCCGACTTGATCCTTAACGAGTTTCGAGGATTGATGATAGCTGAGGTATCCGCCGATGGCGACCGGCACGATCATGCCGATCGAGATGAGAAGGAACAGCTGGCCCGCGATGGAGCGAAAAAACGTCGGCCACGTAAATCTTGCCAATGACACCGCCTCCATTCCAATCCATGGGAACTGCTTGGCACTATTATCTATGGGGGGCGCCCCGAAACGCAATACCGAATCGGGGAAAGGGTCAAACGTGACAAATTGGTTACAGTCGCGAACTGCGACTTGCGTTCCGAGTCGTCCGCTAGTAACATAGGGATGATAAGCATGAATGTAGGCTAGAATAGGGAACGAATAGTACAGAAACGGCGGAAACGACCGTCTTACCATCGAAGGAGGGTCAAGCTTGAATTTCGATCCATTTGATATTTTCATGATCTTGTTTACCGTATTGTCGGTATTCGCGCTCTTGCGCGCGGTGCAGCATAAGAATAAGTTCGCCGCCGGCTTCAGCGCGCTCGTCCTGCTCGTGTTCTTGTTCACCGATTTGGTCATGGTGCTGAATTGGTTCAACGCGTTGGACGACGTGATGGCCGCGATCGGTTTGGCGTAATTCGATAGGGGACGGGGAGCGGCTGCGGCCGCTCCTTTTCATTTTTTGATACAATGACGTTAAGGAGTGTCGCCTCGAGGGGGATGGGAAGTTGGAGGGGTTCATGACCGAGGAGTGCTCGCGGCGGCTGCCGCGGCTGTCGTTCTGCGGCGACTTCGTCATCCGCGGCGGCTGGAAGCTCGGACCGCGAGAGATTGCCGAGTACGAAGTCGTATATTTCCCTGCCGGCTCGCATTCGACGTACGAGACCGGCGGACGGACGTATTCGTTGGATGAGCCTTGCTATTTGTTAACGAAGCCGGGGGAGACGCATGCGTACGTCTTCGATGCGGAGAAGCCGATTCGCCATATCTTTTGCCATTTCGTGTTGGAGCCGGACGGCGGCGGGCTGTCGCCCGAGGCGCTGCCGGTCTTCGTTCGGGCCGACGGCGTTCCGCATGTTCCGGCGTTGCTGAAATATATCGTCTATCTGACAAGCGCGGCCGCGCCGCGATATCAAGAACGAACGTCGGCGCTTCTGTTGGCCGTCCTGGAGGAGCTGAGTACGGCGTCGCGCGCCGGTGCCGGCTTCGTCGAAGGGAAGCGCCCGTCGGTCCCGCTGCCGATTACGAATGCGCTTGCGGAGATGGAGGAACGCCTTCACGAATCGATCTCGATCCGCGAGCTCGCGGATCGGGCGGGTTGGTCGCACGAGTATTTCACGCGCGTGTTCGTCTCTTCGCTCGGCATGTCGCCGAAGCAATACGTCTTGCGGCGCCGAATCGAGCGGGCCTCGGAGCTGCTGCGCCTGCAGGACTTATCGGTGAAGGAGATCGCCTACCGCGTCGGCTTCCAGAGCGAGCAGTATTTCAGCCGCGTCTTCGTGCGGCACGCGGGAATTACCGCGACGAAGTACCGGGATCGGCATGCGGACCCTCGCATTTTGAATTTGCATCTCGCGCCGCCGAACGATATCGCCGCGCCGTATCCGCTCAACCGGATGTTCGGGCCCGCGTTTCCCACGTAAACGAATGACAGCGCTTACGTGTCGGCGGGCGCGGAAGCCGCGTTCATGTCAAATTCGTACACCTATTGTTCGGTTCAAGCCATCGACATCGTCTTCCCGAATTTGCCATGATGAAGATGAGCATGGGGAGACGGGGAAGGGGACGGATGAGATGATCGAATATGCGGGCATTCACAATCCATACGCGGTCGGCGCCTACGGCGTCGATCGGAACGCGGCCGTGCTGCAGCGGTACCGCGCGCTGCACGAAGGCTTGCTGCGGGCCGCCGCGGGTCAGCTGCCGAATCGGGACGATTGGAATTTGCGAATCGGGATGTGCAAGCATCTCTACGAGGATGCGGAGGCGGCGGAGCAGCTGCATATCCGCATTCCGGAGCTGCGGACGTCTTCGGCGACGCTGACCAAGGAGCCGGACGCGCGGCTGACTTTACTGTTCGAAGAGCTGGTCCATGCGCGGACGGATCTCGAATGGGCGAGCGCCGTCTACGAGGTGATCAAGCCGGCGATGCTGGCGGCGTTCCGAGACCATGCGGCGAAGACGCAGCAGATCGTCGATCAGCCGACGATCCGTCTGCTGCGGACGGCGATGCTCGATCTCGAGGACCAGATCGCATGGGGGCGCGAGCTGCTGGCATCGCTGAGGAGCGCTTCGTCGGAGCCGGAGGACGGCGCGGAATTCGCCGCGAGGATGCAGAGCTTCCTAACGGCGGCGGGCGGCGTCTCGGGCGAAGGTCCGCGATCGACCGATCTGCCGCGCCGCTGGCGTTCGAACGAGCCGTACGCGATCCCGAAGACGTCGAAGCGCTGCGCGAAGACGATGGGACCGACGACGCTCATCCGCACGAGCGTCGAGCCTCCGCCGGCGGATCCGATCGCGCGCGAGCTCGCGTTCAAGATGCGCGTTCGGCAAGAGGAGATGACCGCCTGCGATTTGATCGCCGGCGTCTTGTATACGCAGCGCAATATGCCCTGGGCGTTCTATCGCGACCTGGCCCGGCACATCTGGGACGAGGCCCGGCACGCCATGTTCGGCCAGGCGGCGCTCGAAGCGGACGGGTACGAGTGGAAGTCTCGCCCGCAATACACGTCGGATTACGACGTTAACGCGGAGAAGATTCCGTCCGCGAAGTACGCATGGCTCAGCATCGGCATCGAGGAAGGCGCGATGGTCAGCCTCGGCAAGAAGAAAGAATTCGAATGGTGCCGGGACGAGGCGAAGCACCCGCTCATGGCGCAGTTCCAGGATTACGATTGGGCCGACGAGGTCGTGCACGCCAATCTGGGGCGGAAGTGGGCGCCGGATTTGATGGGCGAGCCGATCGCCTTCGTTCGCGAGGTGGCGCAGAAGGAGCTGGCCCACTTCTGGTCGGAGGTGCAGCGGGCGGAACGGAAGGCCGCCACATGAGGGCGCTTCGCGGTCGGAGGGGAGTCGTATTGCGAAACGAAGGAGGGCGTTCAAGGTGAAAATCCATGTCATGGCGCGCGAGGAGATCGGCGGCTTCGTCGCCGACTTGTTCGAGCGAACGCTGGCGAGCAAGGCGGACGCCGTCTTCGGACTAACGACGGGCAATACGCCGCTGGAGACGGGCGTCTACCGCGAGCTGGTCCGCCGGGAACGGGAGGGGCGGCTCGACTTCCGGCGGTGCTCGTTCGTGAACCCCGACGAGCAGCTGGGCCTGCCGGGAACCCACCCGGAGAGCTATTACGCCTACATGCGGAAGCACCTGTTCGACGAGATTCGGTTCGACGAGCGCCGATGGGCGATCCCGGACGGCTTGGCGGCGGAACCGGAGGCGGAGTGCGCGAGGATGGAGGCGTTCATCCGCGAGGCGGGAGGCATCGATCTGCAGCTGGTCGGGATCGGCATCAACGGGCATGTTTGCTTCATCGAACCGGCTCCGGCGCTGCCGGCGACTTGCTTCGTGACGGGCATCGCGGAGGTGAATCGGGCGTTGTACGCGCCACTGTTCGGCGGCTCGCTCGAAGCCGTGCCGACGCAGGCGATCACGTTCGGCTGGGGCACCGTGGCGAAAACCCGCAAGCTCGTCCTCGTCGCCGTCGGGGAACGGAAGGCGGAGATCGTGGCGCGCGCGTTGACGGGCCCCGTCACGACGGAGGTGCCGGCTACGCTGCTTCAGCTGCATCCGGACGCGGAGGTCGTCCTCGACCCGGCCGCAGCGCAACGATTGGGGTAACGCGGACGCGGTTCGGTTCTGCCGTACAGGTTCATGCGAATGCGCATGAACCTTTTTCATTTTGTTCCGGCCATAAAAAAAACGCCCCCGACGATAACGTCGGAGGCGCGGAACGCGCGAAACTTACACCCACCACATCTCGCCGAGCGGCTCGCGGATGAGAATCGACTGGAGGTTGCCCACGGCTTTCGTGAAGCCCTCTTCGACGGACATGAGGCCGTCCTCGTGCTCGATCGATACGACGTAGTCGTAGCCGACGAGACGGAGCGCGGAGATGATGTCCGCCCATTCCTTCATGCTGTGGCCGAAGCCGACCGTGCGGAACTGCCATGCGCGATCGAACATCTGCGTGTACGATTGCATGTCGGTAACGCCGTACTTGTTGACGTTGCTCTGCTCGAGCGACGTATCCTTCGCGTGGAAGTGATGGATCGCTCCGGCCTGGCCGAGGTAACGGATCGCCGCGACCGGATCGATGCCCTGCCACCACAGGTGGGACGGATCGAGGTTCGCGCCGATCGCTTCGCTCGTCGCCTCGCGCAAGCGGAGCATCGTCGCCGGCGTATGGACGGAGAAGCCGCCGTGCAGCTCGAGGCCGATCTTCACGTTGCGGGCGGCGGCGAAGTCGCCGGTTTCCTTCCAGTACGGGATGAGCTTCTCTTCCCACTGCCACTTCAAAATCTCTTGATAATCGTTCGGCCACGGCGCGACCGGCCAGTTCGGGTACTTCGCGTCTTCATGGTCCCCCGGGCAGCCGGAGAACGTGTTGACGACGGGCACCTCGAGCCGTTGCGCGAGCTCGATCGTCTTGATGAGATCATCGTGGAATTCCTTGGCGATCGCCTTCTGCGGATGCAGCGGGTTGCCGTGTACGCTAAGCGCGCTAATAATGAGGCCGCGGGACTCGACCGCTTGTTTGAATGCTTTCAGCTTGCCTTCGTCGGCGAGCAAGACGTCCGGGTCGGCATGCGCCTTGCCCGGGTAGCCGCCGGTACCGATCTCGACCGCGCCGAGACCGCTGGCCGCGATGTAATCGAGCGCTTCCTCGAGAGACTTCTGGGCGAACAATACGCTAAATACGCCTAATTTCAAGTGAGTACACCTCCGACAGGAATGGGTCGTACAACCATCACAAATTATACCACTAAAGAAAGACAGGAGAAACCTGTACAATGACGTCATTGTCCCCGAACATTGTATCCGAATGACGCGATTGTTATCATATGTAGAAAGACGTTGCCGCTATCCGCGGCCAGGAGGACCCGAATGAATCGCGAATTGCGAAGAGAAGATATCGAATTGTTGGCCCCCGCGGGCCATTGGGACGCGATGCGCGCGGCGGTCGCCAACGGAGCGAACGCCGTGTTCTTCGGCGTGGAGAAGTTCAACGCCCGCGCGCGCGCCGCTAATTTTCAGACCGACGAATTGCCCGACATTATGTCGTTCCTGCACGCGTACGGCGTGAAAGGGTTTCTTACGTTCAACATCCTCGTGTTCGAGGACGAGATGGAGGACGCGAAGCGATTGATAGAGGCGTGCATCGACGCCGGCGTAGACGCAGTGATCGTACAAGACCTGGGGCTTGTGAAAATGATCCGCGAGCTCTCCCCCGACTTCCCGATTCACGGCTCCACGCAGATGACGATCACGTCGCCGGAAGCGGTCGAGTTCACGAAGCCGTACGGCCTCGAGCGCGTCGTGCTCGGCCGGGAGAACAACTTGAAGCAAATCAAGACGATCGGAGAGCAGGCGCGCCTGCCGATGGAAGTGTTCGTGCACGGCGCGCTGTGCGTGTCCTATTCGGGCCAATGCCTCACGTCCGAGATGTGGGGCGGCCGCTCCGCCAACCGCGGCGAGTGCGCGCAGGCGTGCCGCTTGCCGTACGACATGATGGTGAACGGCGAGCATAAGCCGATGGGCGACATTACGTATCTTCTGTCGCCGAAGGATCTCGCCGCCGTCGAGCTCGTGCCGGAATTGATCGAAGCGGGCGTCACGTCGTTCAAGATCGAAGGACGCCTCAAGAGCCCGGAGTATGTGGCGAACGTGACGAGCAAGTACCGCGCGGCGATCGACAAGTACTTCGACGGCGTCGACGCGAAGCCGTCGAAGGAAGAGATGCTGGAGCTGCAGCAGAGCTTCTCTCGCGGGTTTACGTACGGCTTCCTCGAAGGAACGAACAACAAGAAGCTGGTCGAAGGGACGTTCCCGAAGAGCCGCGGCGTGTTCCTCGGCAGAGTCAAAGAAATGACGCGCGAAGGCGTGATGGTCGAGCTGGAGGCGCCGCTGAAGCGCGGAGACGGTCTCGTGTTCGATGCGGGCGACCCGACGAAGAAGGAAGAGGGCGGCCGCGTCTACGACCTGAAGCAGCGCGGCGCGAAGGTCGAAGGCGAAGTGCCCGGCGGCTTGGTCGAGATCGTGAT
This genomic window contains:
- a CDS encoding ABC transporter substrate-binding protein — encoded protein: MKGKMKLLAASVLGASLLLQACSSSSTAGGGAGGEVVKITWSTWGNPGELTRFQEFTAEFNKRHKNIQAELIPIPNDGYDQKILTQLSGNTAPDVFYSGDGLVSQLIANKSVVQLNSYMEKEGSALGPNELVDGLYGAAKLGSEIWGLTVDCNPMLLWYNKQVLLDAGISEDPATLYEQGQWNWDAFQAMTDKIKGAGKYGFVIDSWWAPYYSWVTSNGGSVYDKEGNFILNTDAKGKEAMRFLYDNIKSGGFTFAGSLPKGQGGDAMFMSNQLGFLGAGRWMLPVFSKNDALQYDVVPYPTNTGNKIEPAGIPTAYMVMNANTKDRDAAWVFMSEFVNKEGQTFRLQGGGNAVPSIVGVDDLVLEGNDPAHAQYFLDAREVGYALWNEEAAVPGLASEVQTKFEELWLTDVGFDAGLDNVASAAAKKIAEYRSSK
- a CDS encoding glucosamine-6-phosphate deaminase yields the protein MKIHVMAREEIGGFVADLFERTLASKADAVFGLTTGNTPLETGVYRELVRREREGRLDFRRCSFVNPDEQLGLPGTHPESYYAYMRKHLFDEIRFDERRWAIPDGLAAEPEAECARMEAFIREAGGIDLQLVGIGINGHVCFIEPAPALPATCFVTGIAEVNRALYAPLFGGSLEAVPTQAITFGWGTVAKTRKLVLVAVGERKAEIVARALTGPVTTEVPATLLQLHPDAEVVLDPAAAQRLG
- a CDS encoding sugar phosphate isomerase/epimerase family protein, encoding MKLGVFSVLFAQKSLEEALDYIAASGLGAVEIGTGGYPGKAHADPDVLLADEGKLKAFKQAVESRGLIISALSVHGNPLHPQKAIAKEFHDDLIKTIELAQRLEVPVVNTFSGCPGDHEDAKYPNWPVAPWPNDYQEILKWQWEEKLIPYWKETGDFAAARNVKIGLELHGGFSVHTPATMLRLREATSEAIGANLDPSHLWWQGIDPVAAIRYLGQAGAIHHFHAKDTSLEQSNVNKYGVTDMQSYTQMFDRAWQFRTVGFGHSMKEWADIISALRLVGYDYVVSIEHEDGLMSVEEGFTKAVGNLQSILIREPLGEMWWV
- a CDS encoding helix-turn-helix domain-containing protein, whose protein sequence is MSFNVLIVDDEPMARAGLLSMYDWDRNGFRVVGEASDGRKALQLMEEIDAHIVITDIAMPVMDGLEFARISKERFPRTKIVLLSCHNEFDYARQAMRIGVSEYLLKVRLESPLLERTLVSLREQLVAETRAGKEQALTKALERITPWESQPFAADAPAYSVAVLLFEPADCNGEADNALESARNRFYACFPEGHAARHGKDQLVCYIPESSGGRPIELPFADIQRALSERDVPLSIGLSLLQSSTAPEASFLAAYAQALEAAERRFFVGPNQIVSYSSKRSVGGRDGQRFFETMHCLKKFLSDGFMEKAHEQLVKVAGDWGSHWRRADVVDEAKQLVRLFQGEPAPLGEIDAWLDDCPDLSTLKMRVFERFDALRGRIDGGERDRTGWVQKAILYIHERYSEDLCLADVANHVSLSRNYFSDQFRRHTGLTFIDYVTMTRMAKAKELLREGRLRVYEIAERCGFNDVKHFSKQFRKYTGKPPSEYSGR
- a CDS encoding DUF2759 family protein, with protein sequence MNFDPFDIFMILFTVLSVFALLRAVQHKNKFAAGFSALVLLVFLFTDLVMVLNWFNALDDVMAAIGLA
- a CDS encoding sensor histidine kinase, whose amino-acid sequence is MARFTWPTFFRSIAGQLFLLISIGMIVPVAIGGYLSYHQSSKLVKDQVGNVASLTITQVSNKLNLMLKDLEDTSLFVLGNPVIQKAMTIDPGSAPPYDYMQVNSDAIDLLYLIHMNSTEIMDIFILDHQRKNNILGSSVVLNGLWDTPWYDRIVEADGLPVWFGIQRESFLRRADIGIPVFGMGRAIKSQETGDVIGVLFIEVRATHLTQQLNNVTFGETGYTFIVDQQNRYVYEPRGAYGEPSAFTLSSNDYYVQHNGQETLLLPDRLMNGWYVTGVVPIEELNEGSNQIRSLTLMILVCSVLFALSMGALVTFRVGRPLIQLSRLMQRGASGDLRVRSGFTSRDEIGKLGRSFDRMLEQIALLMKEMKTEQAEKKKAEIRAMRYQINPHFLYNTLNTVRHLARFNRMEDVNRSIANLIPLLEASIERNGTFVPLGEELDLLEKYMVIQQYRYFDRRLELRIRCPGYLQSIMIPRMLLQPIVENAVFHGIAPKDGPGAIELDVAEDGAYVVIRIADDGVGIEPERLGGLLSEQSTSARGMTKIGLFHAHQAIRLFYGSDCGLDIRSVPGEGTTVTIRLHKSVPKEERYVV
- a CDS encoding helix-turn-helix domain-containing protein produces the protein MEGFMTEECSRRLPRLSFCGDFVIRGGWKLGPREIAEYEVVYFPAGSHSTYETGGRTYSLDEPCYLLTKPGETHAYVFDAEKPIRHIFCHFVLEPDGGGLSPEALPVFVRADGVPHVPALLKYIVYLTSAAAPRYQERTSALLLAVLEELSTASRAGAGFVEGKRPSVPLPITNALAEMEERLHESISIRELADRAGWSHEYFTRVFVSSLGMSPKQYVLRRRIERASELLRLQDLSVKEIAYRVGFQSEQYFSRVFVRHAGITATKYRDRHADPRILNLHLAPPNDIAAPYPLNRMFGPAFPT